One genomic window of Pseudopipra pipra isolate bDixPip1 chromosome 17, bDixPip1.hap1, whole genome shotgun sequence includes the following:
- the CBLN4 gene encoding cerebellin-4 — protein sequence MGWRLLPAVLLALALGGPAAWAQNDTEPIVLEGKCLVVCDSNPATDAKGSSSSPLGISVRAANSKVAFSAVRSTNHEPSEMSNKTRIIYFDQILVNVGNFFTLESVFVAPRKGIYSFNFHVIKVYQSQTIQVNLMLNGKPVISAFAGDKDVTREAATNGVLLYLDKEDKVYLKLEKGNLVGGWQYSTFSGFLVFPL from the exons ATGGGCTGGCGGCTGCTGCCCGCCGTCCTGCTCGCCCTGGCGCTGGGCGGCCCCGCCGCGTGGGCGCAGAACGACACGGAGCCCATCGTGCTGGAGGGCAAGTGCCTGGTGGTCTGCGACTCCAACCCGGCCACCGACGCCAAGGGCTCGTCCTCGTCCCCGCTGGGCATCTCCGTGCGCGCCGCCAACTCCAAGGTCGCCTTCTCGGCCGTGCGGAGCACCAACCACGAGCCCTCCGAGATGAGCAACAAGACGCGCATCATCTACTTCGATCAG aTCCTAGTAAATGTGGGCAATTTTTTCACGTTGGAGTCTGTCTTTGTAGCACCAAGAAAAGGAATTTACAGTTTCAATTTCCACGTAATTAAAGTCTATCAGAGTCAAACAATTCAG GTTAATTTGATGCTGAATGGAAAGCCAGtcatttctgcttttgctgGGGACAAGGATGTCACACGTGAAGCTGCCACTAATGGAGTCCTGCTCTATCTGGACAAGGAGGATAAGGTTTACCTGAAACTGGAGAAAGGTAATCTGGTCGGTGGATGGCAGTATTCTACGTTTTCTGGCTTTCTGGTCTTCCCCCTGTAA